A region of Perognathus longimembris pacificus isolate PPM17 chromosome 19, ASM2315922v1, whole genome shotgun sequence DNA encodes the following proteins:
- the LOC125367697 gene encoding male-specific lethal 3 homolog, with translation MEDRPVPLDLPEVLRRQLEDDCYSVNRRKRLVRLPCPTNVLTILESYVRHFAINMAAPASPGPRRAPAPAPEGAPDLPAERNVDLCKEMADGLRIAFDSMLPRVLLYPHEQAQYGRLTSSDLFLPERERGANSSPGPGEPSPSPPQLNPLTPPPPGESEPAAPRRRRAEPEPPPPPPPPSSSSRPLRRSARRRPASPDRLSQDSASPPPKRRPQDSPCMPRLFLHLEKTTPVRGGSPDPVPPTPSREEEAALLAGLEGGGRTTETSKVLSWKLVPDSYPPADQPPPPSSIYGAQHLLRLFVKLPEILGKMSLSERNLKALLKHLDLFLRFLAEYRDDLFPESAYVAACEVHHSTRNPKAVV, from the coding sequence ATGGAAGACCGCCCGGTCCCGCTGGACCTCCCCGAGGTGCTGCGCAGGCAGCTGGAGGACGACTGCTACAGCGTCAACCGCAGGAAGCGGCTCGTCCGCCTCCCCTGCCCCACCAACGTCCTCACCATCCTGGAGTCGTACGTGAGGCACTTCGCCATCAACATGGCCGCCCCCGCCAGCCCGGGGCCtcgccgcgccccggccccggcccccgaggGCGCGCCCGACCTCCCCGCCGAAAGGAACGTGGACCTGTGCAAGGAGATGGCGGACGGGCTGAGGATCGCCTTCGACTCCATGCTCCCGCGGGTGCTGCTCTACCCCCACGAGCAGGCCCAGTACGGGAGGCTGACCTCGTCCGACCTCTTCCTCCCCGAGAGAGAGCGCGGGGCCAACAGCAGCCCCGGCCCGGGGGAGCCCTCTCCCAGCCCGCCCCAGCTGAATCCCCTCACGCCGCCGCCCCCCGGGGAGAGCGAGCCGGCCGCCCCCCGGAGGCGCCGGGCCGAGCCcgagccgcccccgccgccgccgccgccatcgtCGTCGTCGCGGCCCCTGCGACGGTCcgcgcgccgccgccccgccAGCCCGGACCGGCTGTCCCAGGACAGCGCCTCGCCCCCGCCCAAGCGCCGGCCGCAGGACTCGCCCTGCATGCCCAGGCTGTTTCTGCACCTGGAGAAGACCACGCCGGTGCGCGGTGGCTCACCCGACCCCGTCCCCCCGACTCCCAGTAGGGAAGAAGAGGCTGCCCTGTTGGCTGGTCTCGAAGGAGGAGGCAGAACCACCGAAACCAGCAAGGTCCTCTCGTGGAAGCTCGTGCCGGACAGCTACCCCCCAGCCGACCAGCCACCGCCGCCCTCTTCCATTTACGGAGCACAGCATCTGCTGCGATTGTTTGTAAAGCTACCGGAGATCCTCGGGAAGATGTCCCTCTCAGAGAGGAACCTGAAGGCCCTACTGAAACACCTGGATCTCTTCCTGAGATTCTTGGCGGAATACCGCGATGACTTGTTCCCAGAGTCGGCCTATGTCGCTGCTTGTGAGGTGCACCACAGCACCAGAAATCCCAAGGCAGTAGTGTAG